One Gossypium raimondii isolate GPD5lz chromosome 3, ASM2569854v1, whole genome shotgun sequence genomic window carries:
- the LOC105793978 gene encoding probable calcium-binding protein CML43 codes for MAAAADSECKRSLDRRPSSSSFRLRCSSLNSLRLRRVFDIFDKNRDGLITVQEIHQALTRLGLETDVSDLDSTIRSFIKSGNIGLTYDGFVALHESLDQRLFGLEMEEEVAEEDESESDLTEAFKVFDEDGDGYISAEELQAVLGKLGLPEGREIDRVEKMICCVDQNHDGRVDFFEFKHMMQSVVVHTS; via the coding sequence ATGGCAGCAGCAGCAGATTCTGAATGCAAACGCAGCCTGGATAGAAGGCCCTCGTCTTCGTCATTTCGTCTACGCTGCTCCAGTCTAAACTCACTCCGTCTGCGACGCGTATTTGATATCTTTGACAAGAACCGCGATGGCCTCATCACTGTCCAAGAGATCCATCAGGCCCTTACTCGTCTAGGCCTTGAAACCGATGTTTCAGATCTAGATTCAACCATCAGGTCGTTCATAAAGTCCGGTAACATCGGCCTCACGTACGACGGGTTTGTTGCTTTGCATGAGTCATTGGACCAAAGGTTGTTCGGGTTGGAGATGGAGGAGGAGGTTGCAGAAGAGGATGAATCAGAATCAGATTTGACGGAGGCGTTTAAAGTGTTCGATGAGGACGGGGATGGGTATATATCGGCGGAGGAATTGCAGGCGGTGTTGGGGAAACTGGGATTGCCAGAAGGAAGAGAGATTGATAGAGTGGAGAAGATGATATGCTGCGTTGACCAAAATCATGATGGTCGTGTGGATTTCTTCGAGTTCAAGCACATGATGCAGAGCGTTGTCGTCCACACCTCCTGA